A window of Castanea sativa cultivar Marrone di Chiusa Pesio chromosome 1, ASM4071231v1 contains these coding sequences:
- the LOC142622539 gene encoding CRS2-associated factor 1, chloroplastic has translation MALSLKCPILLFPILAPPPENHRPSTEVRFSRWNNANAEKFEDRRRAQKEIEDDIRLQRRFNSATRITNIHETATATATAAANNETFKSIGTPSSPSSPSIPGKKSKYSKNPNPNPSSSDSHPAFRLIHIATNPVQVNANANVTIADDGVSYIIDGAPFEFKYSYTETPKAKPIKLREPPYVPFGPTTMPRPWTGRAPLPPSKKKLKEFDSFKLPPPHKKGVKPVQAPGPFLAGSGPPSRYVKAKSREEILGEPLRKEEIDDLVNRCMKTSRQLNIGRDGLTHNMLDNIHAHWKRRRVCKIKCKGVCTVDMDNVRHQLEERTWGKVISCRGGVIYLFRGRNYNYRTRPRFPLMLWKPIPPVYPRLIQRVPEGLTLEEATEMRKKGRKLIPICKLGKNGVYCDLVKNVREAFEECELVRINCQGVNGSDYRRIGAKLKDLVPCVLISFEHEHILMWRGRNWNSSLPKLDNDHEEAQISNVNDATSVELPLEGQEVSAISLKDASLKTIETSVSPMDTVDVGVEASEENVKPSVGADEASDVRNTYKSETLSDIIGCSDDGPQPRRNGCCNSETMLVSTDVDDNSEPLSNKSGSDAILDKAGCTYKGLQTITMGYGINAGTLGINGSRVEAVLVDPTTHDKLLDVSEEADLNKPASLSAPCIVGVLLLQQQAVENGSAVILDGSSLDADVIYQTAVTFARSAPPGPVFRHRPRKVAVQKLKEVVGQETGDLKVMNNMRDPSGKKSENKSSNVKRHNDFDELYQDVVPQGSLRVDELAKLLA, from the exons ATGGCGCTAAGCCTAAAATGTCCTATCCTCTTGTTCCCAATTTTGGCGCCACCACCGGAAAACCACCGGCCGTCGACGGAGGTGAGGTTCTCCCGCTGGAACAACGCCAACGCCGAGAAATTCGAAGACCGGCGTCGAGCACAGAAGGAAATCGAAGACGATATCCGCCTCCAGCGCCGCTTCAACTCCGCCACCAGAATCACCAATATTCACGAAactgccactgccactgccactgccGCTGCCAACAACGAAACTTTCAAATCCATTGGCACACCTTCCTCTCCTTCCTCCCCTTCCATCCCAGGCAAAAAATCCAAGTACtccaaaaaccctaaccctaaccctagctCCTCCGATTCCCACCCTGCCTTTCGCCTAATCCACATTGCAACTAATCCAGTACAAGTCAATGCCAATGCCAATGTGACCATCGCAGACGACGGCGTTTCATATATCATAGACGGAGCTCCGTTTGAGTTCAAGTACAGTTACACCGAGACGCCGAAAGCGAAGCCTATAAAGCTACGAGAACCGCCGTATGTGCCGTTTGGGCCCACCACGATGCCTCGGCCGTGGACAGGGCGGGCCCCATTGCCACCTAGCAAGAAGAAGCTCAAGGAGTTTGATTCATTCAAGCTTCCTCCGCCACACAAGAAGGGCGTCAAACCGGTCCAGGCGCCCGGCCCATTCTTGGCCGGGTCGGGTCCCCCCAGCCGGTACGTCAAGGCCAAGTCCAGGGAGGAGATATTGGGCGAGCCGTTGAGGAAAGAGGAAATCGACGATTTGGTGAATCGGTGCATGAAAACGTCACGACAATTGAATATAG ggagAGATGGTTTGACACACAACATGTTGGATAACATACATGCTCACTGGAAGCGGCGGAGAGTATGCAAGATAAAATGCAAGGGAGTGTGTACAGTCGACATGGACAATGTGCGCCACCAATTGGAG GAAAGAACCTGGGGGAAGGTTATTTCTTGTAGAGGTGGGGTGATCTACCTTTTCCGAGGAAGAAACTACAACTATAGAACTCGTCCCCGCTTTCCTCTCATGCTGTGGAAACCTATTCCCCCTGTATATCCAAGGCTCATTCAGCGGGTTCCTGAGGGTCTAACACTCGAAGAAGCAACTGAAATGCGCAAAAAGGGACGCAAACTTATTCCAATATGCAAACTAG GGAAAAATGGTGTGTACTGTGACCTAGTAAAAAATGTCAGAGAGGCATTTGAAGAGTGCGAACTAGTGCGTATAAATTGTCAAGGGGTGAATGGGAGTGACTACCGAAGAATAGGTGCTAAACTCAAG GATCTTGTCCCATGTGTGCTTATATCATTTGAACATGAGCACATACTTATGTGGAGAGGACGAAATTGGAATTCTTCCCTCCCAAAACTAGATAACGATCATGAGGAAGCCCAAATATCCAATGTCAATGATGCAACTTCTGTTGAATTGCCCTTAGAGGGCCAAGAAGTATCAGCAATCTCACTGAAAGATGCGAGTCTCAAAACAATTGAAACCAGCGTGTCACCTATGGACACTGTAGATGTGGGAGTAGAGGCAAGTGAGGAAAATGTTAAGCCATCTGTTGGTGCTGATGAGGCTTCAGATGTGAGGAACACCTATAAAAGTGAAACCTTATCCGATATCATAGGCTGTTCTGATGATGGACCACAACCTAGGAGGAATGGCTGCTGCAATAGTGAAACCATGTTGGTTTCTACGGATGTGGATGATAATTCAGAACCTCTGAGCAATAAATCCGGAAGTGATGCCATATTGGATAAAGCAGGCTGCACTTACAAAGGACTTCAGACAATAACAATGGGATATGGCATCAATGCAGGAACCTTAGGGATCAATGGAAGTAGGGTGGAAGCTGTTCTAGTGGATCCTACTACTCATGACAAGCTGCTAGATGTTTCAGAAGAGGCTGATCTCAATAAGCCTGCAAGTTTGAGTGCACCCTGCATAGTGGGAGTTCTCCTACTGCAACAGCAAGCTGTTGAAAATGGGAGTGCAGTTATTTTGGATGGTTCTTCCTTGGATGCGGATGTTATTTATCAAACGGCAGTTACCTTTGCCCGGTCTGCCCCACCTGGTCCTGTTTTTAGGCATCGACCAAGAAAGGTAGCAGTTCAAAAGCTTAAGGAGGTAGTGGGACAAGAAACTGGAGATTTGAAAGTGATGAATAACATGCGAGATCCCTCAGGAAAAAAAAGCGAGAACAAGAGTTCTAATGTCAAAAGACACAATGATTTTgatgaactttatcaagatgtAGTACCACAAGGAAGCTTAAGAGTAGATGAACTTGCTAAACTATTGGCATAA
- the LOC142622540 gene encoding sugar transport protein 14: MAVGFAVDQSALKRAHLYEYKITGYFIFACIIAALGGSLFGYDLGVSGGVTSMDDFLKDFFPSIYRRKQKHLNETDYCKYDNQILTLFTSSLYFAGLVSTFAASYVTRSWGRRGSILVGATSFFLGAVVNAASVNIAMLIIGRILLGVGIGFGNQAVPLYLSEMAPAKVRGAVNQLFQLTTCLGILIANLINYGTEKIHPWGWRLSLGLATVPATLMFIGGIFLPETPNSLVEQGRLEEARIVLEKVRGTNKVDAEFADLIDASNAARAVKNPFRNLLARRNRPQLIIGALGIPAFQQLTGMNSILFYAPVIFQSLGFGSGASLYSSIFTSGALVVGALISMALVDKFGRRAFFLEAGCEMMICLVCVSITLALKFGTGEELPKGIGIFLVIVICVFVLGYGRSWGPLGWLVPSELFPLETRSAGQSVVVCVNLFFTALIAQCFLAALCHLQYGIFLLFTGLILIMSSFIYFLLPETKQVPIEEIYLLWKTHWFWKNIVNEGEEATDLNGKSGGQV, from the exons ATGGCAGTTGGATTTGCAGTAGATCAGAGCGCTCTTAAGAGGGCCCATCTGTATGAGTACAAAATTACTGGATATTTCATCTTTGCTTGCATAATTGCAGCTCTTGGAGGGTCTCTTTTTGGGTATGATCTTGGTGTTTcgg GTGGAGTAACTTCGATGGATGATTTCCTTAAGGATTTCTTCCCTTCCATTTATAGAAGGAAGCAAAAACATCTCAATGAAACCGATTACTGTAAATATGACAATCAGATCCTCACTCTCTTTACATCCTCTCTATACTTTGCGGGCCTAGTCTCCACATTTGCAGCTTCCTATGTAACCAGATCATGGGGCAGGAGAGGCAGTATCCTTGTTGGTGCAACCAGTTTCTTCTTAGGAGCAGTAGTTAATGCTGCTTCAGTGAACATTGCAATGCTGATAATTGGTAGAATCTTACTTGGTGTTGGCATTGGATTTGGAAATCAA GCTGTTCCCTTGTATCTTTCAGAGATGGCTCCTGCAAAAGTCAGAGGAGCAGTTAATCAACTGTTTCAATTAACTACTTGCTTGGGGATTCTGATTGCAAACTTAATAAACTATGGTACTGAAAAGATCCATCCATGGGGCTGGAGATTATCTCTTGGTTTGGCTACAGTCCCAGCAACTCTTATGTTTATTGGGGGTATTTTCCTTCCTGAGACCCCCAACAGTCTTGTAGAACAAGGCAGATTAGAAGAAGCAAGAATTGTATTGGAGAAAGTCAGAGGTACCAACAAAGTTGACGCAGAGTTTGCTGATCTCATTGATGCAAGCAATGCAGCAAGAGCAGTGAAAAACCCATTCAGGAATCTCCTAGCAAGGAGGAATCGTCCCCAGTTGATAATAGGGGCTTTGGGGATCCCAGCATTCCAACAACTCACTGGCATGAACTCTATACTCTTCTATGCACCCGTCATATTCCAAAGCTTGGGTTTTGGATCAGGGGCATCTCTATATTCATCCATTTTCACCAGTGGAGCACTTGTTGTTGGTGCACTTATATCAATGGCATTGGTGGATAAGTTCGGTAGAAGAGCTTTCTTCCTGGAAGCTGGCTGTGAAATGATGATCTGCTTG GTGTGTGTGTCAATAACTCTGGCTTTGAAGTTTGGAACAGGAGAAGAACTCCCAAAAGGAATCGGCATCTTTCTTGTTATTGTGATCTGCGTGTTCGTCTTGGGTTATGGAAGGTCTTGGGGCCCTCTCGGGTGGCTAGTTCCTAGCGAGCTCTTCCCATTAGAGACAAGGTCCGCTGGTCAGAGTGTTGTGGTCTGTGTCAACCTCTTCTTTACAGCATTGATAGCGCAGTGCTTCCTTGCAGCACTGTGTCATCTGCAATATGGAATTTTCTTGCTATTTACTGGATTAATTCTCATCATGAGTAGCTTCATCTACTTCCTCTTGCCAGAAACAAAGCAAGTTCCAATTGAGGAGATATATCTTCTCTGGAAAACTCACTGGTTCTGGAAGAATATAGTAAATGAAGGTGAGGAAGCCACAGACTTGAACGGAAAGTCTGGAGGACAAGTTTAA